The following proteins are encoded in a genomic region of Poecilia reticulata strain Guanapo linkage group LG11, Guppy_female_1.0+MT, whole genome shotgun sequence:
- the LOC103472922 gene encoding LOW QUALITY PROTEIN: major histocompatibility complex class I-related gene protein-like isoform X1 (The sequence of the model RefSeq protein was modified relative to this genomic sequence to represent the inferred CDS: substituted 1 base at 1 genomic stop codon), which translates to MAGEKPTLIFLILVGIQXSAAITHSLKYFYTASSGIPNFPTYVSVGLVDDVQISHCDSITNRNEPKQNWMNKAEEEDPGYWERQTQICLGNQPSFKADIDIANRRFNQTGGVXIVQLMYGVEWDDETEKITGFHHYGYDGEDFIALDLXTXTWIAPIFQAIITKFKWDSNRANTDYWINYHAQIAPEWLKKYLDYGKDSLMRTELPSVSLLRKSSSSPVSCFATGFYPNRAEMIWRKDGEEIHEGVDKGEILPNNDGTFQMSADLKLSSENPEEWAKYECVFQLSGVKDDIITRLEKTKTNIRTEQGCPLRLLLELLWGWXFXLASXLESSGGKEKTMLLRLHLLPQEILRM; encoded by the exons ATGGCCGGTGAAAAACCGACCTTAATTTTTCTGATCCTTGTAGGAATACAAGBGTCTGCGGCAA TTACTCACTCGCTGAAGTATTTCTACACTGCATCCTCTGGGATTCCAAATTTCCCAACGTACGTGTCTGTCGGGTTGGTGGATGATGTTCAGATTAGCCACTGTGACAGCATCACCAATAGAAACGAACCCAAACAGAACTGGATGAACAAAGCAGAAGAGGAGGATCCAGGGTACTGGGAGAGACAGACTCAGATATGTTTGGGGAATCAACCGAGCTTCAAAGCCGACATTGAYATAGCAAACAGACGCTTCAACCAAACTGGAG GTGTGMATATAGTCCAGTTGATGTATGGCGTTGAGTGGGACGATGAGACAGAGAAGATTACTGGATTTCATCATTATGGTTATGATGGGGAAGACTTCATAGCATTGGACCTTGMTACAAASACATGGATTGCTCCTATCTTTCAAGCTATCATCACCAAGTTCAAGTGGGACAGCAACAGGGCTAATACTGATTACTGGATCAATTACCATGCACAGATTGCTCCTGAATGGTTGAAGAAGTATCTGGACTATGGAAAGGACTCTCTGATGAGAACAG AGCTTCCCTCAGTGTCTCTCCTCCGCaagtcttcctcctctccagtCAGCTGCTTCGCTACAGGTTTCTATCCTAACAGAGCTGAGATGATTTGGAGGAAAGATGGAGAAGAGATCCATGAGGGGGTGGACAAAGGAGAGATCCTCCCCAACAATGATGGGACCTTCCAGATGAGTGCTGACCTGAAGCTTTCATCAGAAAACCCTGAGGAATGGGCAAAATACGAATGTGTGTTTCAGCTGTCTGGAGTCAAAGATGACATCATCACCAgactggagaaaacaaaaacaaacatcaggaCTGAGCAAG gttGCCCATTGAGGCTGTTATTGGAATTGTTGTGGGGCTGGTARTTCWGGTTGGCATCAYTSCTGGAGTCGTctggtggaaaagaaaaaacaatg cttcTGAGACTTCATCTTCTTCCACAGGAGATCCTAAGAAT GTGA
- the LOC103472922 gene encoding LOW QUALITY PROTEIN: major histocompatibility complex class I-related gene protein-like isoform X2 (The sequence of the model RefSeq protein was modified relative to this genomic sequence to represent the inferred CDS: substituted 1 base at 1 genomic stop codon) encodes MNKAEEEDPGYWERQTQICLGNQPSFKADIDIANRRFNQTGGVXIVQLMYGVEWDDETEKITGFHHYGYDGEDFIALDLXTXTWIAPIFQAIITKFKWDSNRANTDYWINYHAQIAPEWLKKYLDYGKDSLMRTELPSVSLLRKSSSSPVSCFATGFYPNRAEMIWRKDGEEIHEGVDKGEILPNNDGTFQMSADLKLSSENPEEWAKYECVFQLSGVKDDIITRLEKTKTNIRTEQGCPLRLLLELLWGWXFXLASXLESSGGKEKTMLLRLHLLPQEILRM; translated from the exons ATGAACAAAGCAGAAGAGGAGGATCCAGGGTACTGGGAGAGACAGACTCAGATATGTTTGGGGAATCAACCGAGCTTCAAAGCCGACATTGAYATAGCAAACAGACGCTTCAACCAAACTGGAG GTGTGMATATAGTCCAGTTGATGTATGGCGTTGAGTGGGACGATGAGACAGAGAAGATTACTGGATTTCATCATTATGGTTATGATGGGGAAGACTTCATAGCATTGGACCTTGMTACAAASACATGGATTGCTCCTATCTTTCAAGCTATCATCACCAAGTTCAAGTGGGACAGCAACAGGGCTAATACTGATTACTGGATCAATTACCATGCACAGATTGCTCCTGAATGGTTGAAGAAGTATCTGGACTATGGAAAGGACTCTCTGATGAGAACAG AGCTTCCCTCAGTGTCTCTCCTCCGCaagtcttcctcctctccagtCAGCTGCTTCGCTACAGGTTTCTATCCTAACAGAGCTGAGATGATTTGGAGGAAAGATGGAGAAGAGATCCATGAGGGGGTGGACAAAGGAGAGATCCTCCCCAACAATGATGGGACCTTCCAGATGAGTGCTGACCTGAAGCTTTCATCAGAAAACCCTGAGGAATGGGCAAAATACGAATGTGTGTTTCAGCTGTCTGGAGTCAAAGATGACATCATCACCAgactggagaaaacaaaaacaaacatcaggaCTGAGCAAG gttGCCCATTGAGGCTGTTATTGGAATTGTTGTGGGGCTGGTARTTCWGGTTGGCATCAYTSCTGGAGTCGTctggtggaaaagaaaaaacaatg cttcTGAGACTTCATCTTCTTCCACAGGAGATCCTAAGAAT GTGA
- the LOC103472938 gene encoding H-2 class I histocompatibility antigen, Q9 alpha chain-like translates to MAEMTPLMVLILVGIRGSMAVIHFLKYFYTASSGIPNCPLYVSVGFVDDVQISYCDNNINKNIPKQEWMNKVSSEHPNYWKEETQTCRDKQQTFKISLEIAKQRFNQTGEAHIYQQMYSCEWDDETGEVIGYDQFGYDGEDLIALDPNTQQWIAPKPQAVITTNRWNNNRAIKELEKFYLTETCVEWLKKYVNYGQSSLMRTERPSVSLLQKSSSSPVSCFATGFYPNRPEMFWRKDGEEIHDGVDKGEILPNNDGTFQMSADIDLSSVPTEDWHKYECVFQLYGMNDITNRLEKTRILTNDPPSLSHL, encoded by the exons ATGGCCGAAATGACGCCTTTAATGGTTCTGATTCTAGTGGGAATACGAGGATCTATGGCAG TGATCcactttctgaaatatttctacaCTGCATCTTCAGGAATACCAAACTGTCCGTTGTACGTGTCTGTTGGGTTTGTGGATGATGTTCAGATAAGTTACTGTGacaacaacataaacaaaaacatccctAAACAGGAATGGATGAATAAAGTGAGTTCAGAACATCCAAACTACTGGAAGGAGGAAACACAGACATGTCGGGATAAACAGCAAACCTTCAAAATAAGCCTTGAGATTGCAAAACAACGCTTCAACCAGACTGGAG AAGCGCACATATATCAGCAAATGTACAGCTGTGAATGGGATGATGAGACTGGAGAGGTCATAGGTTATGATCAGTTTGGTTATGATGGAGAAGATTTAATCGCACTGGACCCAAATACACAACAATGGATCGCTCCAAAACCACAAGCTGTCATCACCACAAACAGATGGAATAATAATAGAGCTATTAAAGAACTTGAGAAGTTTTACTTAACTGAAACATGCGTCGAGTGGCTGAAGAAATATGTGAACTATGGGCAGAGCTCACTGATGAGAACAg AACGTCCCTCGGTGTCTCTCCTCCAgaagtcttcctcctctccagtCAGCTGCTTCGCTACAGGTTTCTACCCCAACAGACCTGAAATGTTCTGGAGGAAAGATGGAGAGGAGATTCATGATGGTGTGGACAAAGGAGAGATCCTCCCCAACAATGATGGAACCTTTCAGATGAGCGCTGACATCGATCTGTCATCTGTTCCAACTGAAGACTGGCACAagtatgaatgtgtgtttcaACTCTATGGAATGAATGACATCACCAATAGACTGGAGAAAACAAGAATCTTGACCAATGATC CACCTTCTCTGTCACATCTCTGA
- the LOC103472924 gene encoding class I histocompatibility antigen, F10 alpha chain-like isoform X2: MYGCEWDDETEEVKGYDQFGYDGEDFITLSLETKSWVAPTRQAVITKQKWDSNVAFERNEESYLTEICPEWLQKYVNYGRSSLIKTELPSVSFLQRTPSSPVSCHATSFYPDTAEMFWRKDGEEIHDGVEKGEILSNHDGTFQMSINIYLESVPPEDWIKYECVFLLSGVERDVIRLEKTRIRTNELKNVSTVNCNTMNILLAVAVILLCLIGGIIGFILYKKYTGEKRIWCFPFLCSDCCSLSSEN, translated from the exons ATGTATGGCTGTGAGTGGGATGATGAGACtgaagaggtcaaaggttatgATCAATTTGGTTATGATGGAGAAGATTTCATAACACTGAGCCTGGAGACAAAATCCTGGGTCGCGCCAACCCGACAAGCYGTCATCACCAARCAGAAATGGGATAGTAATGTAGCTTTTGAAAGGAATGAGGAGTCCTACTTAACTGAGATTTGTCCTGAGTGGCTGCAGAAATATGTGAACTATGGGAGGAGCTCACTGATWAAAACAG AGCTTCCCTCAGTTTCTTTCCTCCAGAGGACTCCATCCTCTCCAGTCAGCTGCCACGCTACAAGTTTCTATCCTGAcacagcagaaatgttctggAGGAAAGATGGAGAGGAGATTCATGATGGTGTGGAAAAAGGAGAAATCCTCTCCAACCATGATGGGACCTTCCAGATGAGTATCAACATTTATCTGGAATCTGTTCCACCTGAAGACTGGATCAAGTACGaatgtgtgtttctgctttctggAGTCGAGAGAGACGTCATCAGACTGGAGAAAACAAGAATCAGGACCAATGAAT TGAAAAACGTCTCAACAGTGAATTGCAACACTATGAACATCCTTCTTGCTGTTGCCGTGATTCTCCTTTGTCTCATTGGTGGAATTATTGGATTCATTCTTTACAAGAAGTATACAGGTGAGAAACGGATATggtgttttcctttcctttgtTCTGATTGTTGTTCTTTATCCAGTGAGAATTAG
- the LOC103472924 gene encoding major histocompatibility complex class I-related gene protein-like isoform X1, giving the protein MYGCEWDDETEEVKGYDQFGYDGEDFITLSLETKSWVAPTRQAVITKQKWDSNVAFERNEESYLTEICPEWLQKYVNYGRSSLIKTELPSVSFLQRTPSSPVSCHATSFYPDTAEMFWRKDGEEIHDGVEKGEILSNHDGTFQMSINIYLESVPPEDWIKYECVFLLSGVERDVIRLEKTRIRTNESVKNVSTVNCNTMNILLAVAVILLCLIGGIIGFILYKKYTGEKRIWCFPFLCSDCCSLSSEN; this is encoded by the exons ATGTATGGCTGTGAGTGGGATGATGAGACtgaagaggtcaaaggttatgATCAATTTGGTTATGATGGAGAAGATTTCATAACACTGAGCCTGGAGACAAAATCCTGGGTCGCGCCAACCCGACAAGCYGTCATCACCAARCAGAAATGGGATAGTAATGTAGCTTTTGAAAGGAATGAGGAGTCCTACTTAACTGAGATTTGTCCTGAGTGGCTGCAGAAATATGTGAACTATGGGAGGAGCTCACTGATWAAAACAG AGCTTCCCTCAGTTTCTTTCCTCCAGAGGACTCCATCCTCTCCAGTCAGCTGCCACGCTACAAGTTTCTATCCTGAcacagcagaaatgttctggAGGAAAGATGGAGAGGAGATTCATGATGGTGTGGAAAAAGGAGAAATCCTCTCCAACCATGATGGGACCTTCCAGATGAGTATCAACATTTATCTGGAATCTGTTCCACCTGAAGACTGGATCAAGTACGaatgtgtgtttctgctttctggAGTCGAGAGAGACGTCATCAGACTGGAGAAAACAAGAATCAGGACCAATGAAT CAGTGAAAAACGTCTCAACAGTGAATTGCAACACTATGAACATCCTTCTTGCTGTTGCCGTGATTCTCCTTTGTCTCATTGGTGGAATTATTGGATTCATTCTTTACAAGAAGTATACAGGTGAGAAACGGATATggtgttttcctttcctttgtTCTGATTGTTGTTCTTTATCCAGTGAGAATTAG